CGCCCGGCGCGATGTCGCCGGGCGGGAACGCCTCGGTCAGCGACTCCAGCGACTCGAGCGCGTCGAGCGGGCTCGGCGCCGGTCCGCCGCGCGGCGCGTCGAGGTTGCTCATGTCCTCGACCGGGACCTCGACGCGGACTTCGATGGTCTTCGCGAGCTTCGGCTGGACCACCCGCACCGGACGGCCGCCGGCGAGGAACGCGCTCACCTCGTCGACCGGGCGGACCGTCGCCGACAGGCCGATCCGCTGCGCCGGCTTCGGGAGCAGCGAGTCCAGCCGCTCCAGTGACAGCGCGAGGTGCGCGCCGCGCTTGCCGCCCGCGACCGCGTGCACCTCGTCGACGATCACGGTCTCGACGCCGCGCAGCGACTCCCGGGCCGACGACGTGAGGATCAAGAAGAGCGACTCGGGCGTGGTCACCAGCACGTCCGGCGGGGTCTTGGTGAACGATCGCCGCTCGGCCGCGGTGGTGTCGCCGGTGCGCATGCCGACCTCGATCTCCGGCACCGGGAGCCCGAGCCGCCGCGACGCCTGCGAGATGCCGGCGAGTGGCGCGCGCAGGTTCCGCTGGACGTCGACGGCGAGCGCCTTCAGCGGCGAGACGTAGAGGATCCGGCAGCGTTTCGTGGCCTCCGCCGGTGGCGGCTCCACCGACAGCCGGTCCAGCGCCCACAGGAACGCGGACAGCGTCTTGCCGGAGCCCGTCGGCGCGACGACGAGAGCGTGTTCGCCCGCGTGCGCCGCCCGCCAGGCCCCTTCCTGCGCCGCGGTGGGCGCCGCGAAGGCCCCCGCGAACCAGTCCCGGGTCGCGGGGGAGAAGAGGTCGAGCACGTCAACTGCCACGTCGTCCATCATGCGCGGCACCACCGACAGTTTCGGACCCGCTCGCCAGGATCACGCTCTGGGCGAACTGCGGGTACGTGACGTCGACCCGGGGTTCGTCGGTGATCAGCCGGTAGTCGCGGTCGAGCGGCGCCCAGTACGAAAAAGGGGCCTGGCCCAGCTTGGAGCGGTCGGCCAGCACGTACGCCTCGCCGCCCGCGTGCAGCATCGCGTGCTTGACCACCGACTGCTCCAGTGACGGGCAGCACAGGCCCCGCTCGGCCACCAGGCCGTCCGCGCCCAGGAACACCCGATCGGGTGAGATGTGCCGCAGCTGGGCCAGCACGCTCTCGCCCAGGATCGCTTCGTTGGGGTGCCGCAGCCGCCCGCCGAGGACGATGAGGTCGATCCCGGCGAAGCCGGCGAGCTCGCGGATGGCGGTGACGCCGTTCGTGACGACGGTCAGCCCCTCGCGGTGGGCGAGGTGCCGGGCGAGCCTGCCGGTCGTCGTGCCGGCGTCGAGCAGCACGACCTCGCCGTCACGCACCAGCGCGGCGGCTTCCCGGGCGATGGCGTCCTTCGCCGCCGCGTGCTCCCGGTCCTTCTCGTGCGGGCTGCGTTCGGTGTCGAGCGCGCCGCCGTAGGTGCGGACGACGTGCCCGGCCCCGGCGAGCGAGGCGAGGTCGCGCCGGATGGTCGACTCCGAGACGCCGAACTCCTCGGCCAGTTCCGCGATGGCGCCCGAGCCGTCGCGGACGGCTTCGAGCA
The window above is part of the Amycolatopsis camponoti genome. Proteins encoded here:
- a CDS encoding DeoR/GlpR family DNA-binding transcription regulator; translated protein: MSQPRPGTRDRRAMLLEAVRDGSGAIAELAEEFGVSESTIRRDLASLAGAGHVVRTYGGALDTERSPHEKDREHAAAKDAIAREAAALVRDGEVVLLDAGTTTGRLARHLAHREGLTVVTNGVTAIRELAGFAGIDLIVLGGRLRHPNEAILGESVLAQLRHISPDRVFLGADGLVAERGLCCPSLEQSVVKHAMLHAGGEAYVLADRSKLGQAPFSYWAPLDRDYRLITDEPRVDVTYPQFAQSVILASGSETVGGAAHDGRRGS